The Miltoncostaea oceani genome includes a region encoding these proteins:
- a CDS encoding histidine phosphatase family protein: MPPPRTLVLVRHGRSDYNVARRLNGDPAVPVHLDATGVDQARALRDRLAPLPLDLAVHTRFGRTRETLDILLEDRDLPRIECPGLDDVRLGEFEGASVEAYRSWRAGRTEEDRPEGGESRMDALRRYTAAFARLADADADMPLVVTHDIPIRFLANAMQGAHPLDGPVTAVANASVLEVARPDLLRAIDVMRGVAPVGGS, from the coding sequence ATGCCACCCCCCCGGACCCTCGTGCTCGTGCGTCACGGCCGGTCGGACTACAACGTCGCCCGGCGGCTGAACGGCGACCCGGCGGTGCCGGTCCACCTCGACGCCACGGGCGTCGATCAGGCGCGCGCCCTGCGCGACCGCCTCGCGCCGCTGCCGCTCGACCTGGCGGTGCACACGCGCTTCGGCCGGACGCGCGAGACGCTCGACATCCTCCTGGAGGACCGGGATCTGCCGCGGATCGAGTGCCCGGGCCTCGACGACGTCCGGCTCGGCGAGTTCGAGGGCGCATCGGTCGAGGCCTACCGCTCGTGGCGCGCGGGGCGCACCGAGGAGGACCGCCCGGAGGGGGGCGAGAGCCGCATGGACGCCCTGCGCCGCTACACCGCCGCGTTCGCGCGCCTCGCCGACGCCGACGCCGACATGCCGCTCGTCGTGACCCACGACATCCCGATCCGCTTCCTCGCGAACGCGATGCAGGGGGCCCACCCGCTCGACGGCCCGGTGACCGCCGTCGCGAACGCGTCCGTGCTGGAGGTGGCCCGCCCGGACCTGCTGCGCGCCATCGACGTGATGCGGGGGGTGGCGCCGGTGGGGGGCTCGTAG
- the infA gene encoding translation initiation factor IF-1 has protein sequence MATKQKEEAIEVEGEVTEALPNTMFRVVLDNEHEVLAHMAGKLRRFRIRINPGDRVKVELSPYDLNRGRITFRLK, from the coding sequence CTGGCGACGAAGCAGAAGGAAGAGGCGATCGAGGTGGAGGGCGAGGTCACGGAGGCCCTGCCCAACACCATGTTCCGCGTGGTTCTGGACAACGAGCACGAGGTCCTGGCGCACATGGCCGGGAAGCTGCGCCGTTTCCGGATCCGCATCAACCCGGGCGACCGGGTGAAGGTGGAGCTCTCGCCCTACGACCTGAACCGCGGCCGTATCACCTTCCGACTGAAGTAA
- a CDS encoding ABC transporter permease, producing the protein MTTREIRQARRRGVGALSEREVLRVLRLWNQTIAPPVVAAVLFIVVFGVALGNRIELIDGVTYEEFIVPGLVLMGVATSAFGNNATSIFQARNDGFIEDPASSPMTPSYMLAGYLAGGVVRSLLIGVLTLAAARLFVDYPIAHPGVLVAALVGTSFAFASLGTVVGLYSTGWDQQNVVGNLVIQPLVFLGGVFYSIGDLEQPWAAITHADPIFYMVVAARHGMLGDSEVAPALSVAVTLGLGAAMTAWAWWTFRRGVGIRT; encoded by the coding sequence ATGACCACCCGCGAGATCCGCCAGGCGCGCCGCCGCGGCGTCGGGGCGCTGTCGGAGCGCGAGGTGCTGCGCGTGCTGCGCCTCTGGAACCAGACCATCGCGCCGCCCGTGGTGGCCGCGGTCCTCTTCATCGTCGTCTTCGGCGTCGCCCTCGGGAACCGCATCGAGCTGATCGACGGCGTCACCTACGAGGAGTTCATCGTCCCCGGCCTGGTGCTGATGGGCGTCGCGACGTCCGCGTTCGGCAACAACGCCACCTCGATCTTCCAGGCGCGCAACGACGGGTTCATCGAGGACCCCGCGTCGAGCCCGATGACGCCGTCGTACATGCTCGCCGGCTACCTCGCGGGCGGGGTGGTCCGCAGCCTCCTCATCGGCGTGCTGACCCTCGCCGCCGCCCGGCTGTTCGTCGACTACCCGATCGCCCACCCCGGGGTGCTGGTCGCGGCGCTCGTCGGCACCAGCTTCGCGTTCGCCTCGCTCGGCACCGTCGTCGGCCTCTACTCGACCGGCTGGGACCAGCAGAACGTCGTCGGCAACCTCGTCATCCAGCCGCTCGTGTTCCTCGGCGGGGTCTTCTACTCGATCGGCGACCTCGAGCAGCCGTGGGCGGCGATCACCCACGCCGACCCGATCTTCTACATGGTCGTCGCCGCCCGCCACGGGATGCTCGGCGACTCGGAGGTCGCCCCCGCCCTGTCGGTCGCGGTGACCCTCGGGCTCGGCGCGGCGATGACCGCCTGGGCGTGGTGGACCTTCCGGCGCGGGGTGGGGATCCGGACCTGA
- a CDS encoding cold-shock protein codes for MAEGVVKWFSSEKGYGFITPDDGGKDLFVHFSEIQGSGYRNLEEGQRVSYEATEGQKGPQASSVQAL; via the coding sequence ATGGCTGAGGGTGTCGTTAAGTGGTTCTCGTCCGAGAAGGGCTACGGATTCATCACGCCGGACGACGGCGGTAAGGACCTGTTCGTGCACTTCTCGGAGATCCAGGGTTCGGGTTACCGGAATCTCGAGGAGGGCCAGCGGGTCAGCTACGAGGCGACGGAGGGCCAGAAGGGCCCCCAGGCGTCGAGCGTCCAGGCGCTCTAG
- a CDS encoding ABC transporter ATP-binding protein, which produces MSETAAPALLCAGVTKSFAGGVEALAGLDLEVPAGAFFGLLGPNGAGKTTLIRSVVGLTRPAAGDISVFGLSAWGAGSAQARQAIGYAPQDVALDRFVPVRELLSLHGRYFGMSRGAARERADEMLEAFDLTAKAASYAHLLSGGMRRRLLLARALLHRPRLVILDEPTAGVDLELRHDLWAYIRRLHADGTTILLTTHYIEEAEALCERVAFIRAGRIVAEGAPIDLRERYDAPRLEDVYLQVVGR; this is translated from the coding sequence GTGTCCGAGACCGCCGCGCCCGCCCTCCTCTGCGCCGGCGTCACCAAGTCGTTCGCCGGGGGCGTCGAGGCGCTCGCCGGCCTCGACCTCGAGGTGCCGGCCGGGGCCTTCTTCGGCCTCCTCGGCCCGAACGGCGCCGGCAAGACCACGCTCATCCGCAGCGTCGTCGGCCTCACGCGCCCCGCCGCGGGCGACATCTCGGTCTTCGGGCTGTCGGCGTGGGGCGCCGGATCGGCGCAGGCGCGCCAGGCGATCGGCTACGCCCCCCAGGACGTCGCCCTCGACCGCTTCGTGCCGGTGCGCGAGCTGCTGTCGCTGCACGGCCGGTACTTCGGCATGTCGCGCGGCGCGGCGCGGGAGCGCGCCGACGAGATGCTCGAGGCGTTCGACCTCACGGCGAAGGCCGCGAGCTACGCCCACCTCCTCTCCGGCGGCATGCGGCGGCGCCTGCTGCTCGCCCGCGCGCTGCTGCACCGCCCGCGCCTCGTCATCCTCGACGAGCCGACCGCGGGCGTCGACCTGGAGCTCCGCCACGACCTCTGGGCGTACATCCGCCGCCTGCACGCCGACGGCACCACCATCCTCCTCACGACGCACTACATCGAGGAGGCGGAGGCGCTCTGCGAGCGGGTCGCGTTCATCCGCGCCGGGCGCATCGTCGCCGAGGGCGCGCCGATCGACCTGCGGGAGCGGTACGACGCCCCCCGGCTCGAGGACGTCTACCTCCAGGTGGTGGGGCGATGA
- a CDS encoding Lin0512 family protein: MGTTPRPEPEGAFPVFLEMGLGVDLVGEDSTKAARRAVREAIGRTSLPGVRDLIPSRDRRDMRVDVTVAVPAPETVDRDAVASEFPYGTVTVTPVEGGLRTPNGTDGGPGADTMICAVAVVAVGW, encoded by the coding sequence GTGGGGACGACGCCCCGGCCTGAGCCGGAGGGCGCGTTCCCGGTCTTCCTCGAGATGGGCCTCGGGGTGGACCTCGTCGGGGAGGACTCGACGAAGGCGGCCCGGAGGGCGGTGCGCGAGGCGATCGGGCGCACCTCCCTCCCCGGGGTCCGGGACCTCATCCCGAGCCGCGACCGGAGGGACATGCGGGTGGACGTGACCGTGGCCGTCCCCGCGCCGGAGACCGTCGACCGCGACGCCGTGGCGTCCGAGTTCCCGTACGGGACCGTCACCGTCACGCCGGTGGAGGGCGGGCTCCGCACCCCCAACGGCACCGACGGCGGCCCGGGCGCCGACACCATGATCTGCGCCGTCGCGGTGGTCGCCGTCGGCTGGTAG